In Henningerozyma blattae CBS 6284 chromosome 6, complete genome, the following are encoded in one genomic region:
- the ARG4 gene encoding argininosuccinate lyase ARG4 (similar to Saccharomyces cerevisiae ARG4 (YHR018C); ancestral locus Anc_1.354), with protein MSGSTQKLWGGRFTGETDPLMHLYNASLPYDYKMYKADLEGTKVYTSGLQKLGLLTSEELEKIHYGLGEIKKEWDNGTFKRHPNDEDIHTANERRLGEIIGTHIAGKVHTGRSRNDQCVTDLRIYCRDILVEKLLPFMIDLVQVITKRAENEIDILMPGYTHLQRAQPIRWSHWLSSYATYFTEDYKRLKQVLERLNKCPLGAGAIAGHPYGIDRQYLSDELGFNSIIGNSLVAVSDRDFIVDIMFWSTLFMNHISRFSEDLIIYSTAEFGFIKLSDAYSTGSSLMPQKKNADSLELLRGKSGRVFGQLSGFLMSLKGIPSTYDKDMQEDKEPLFDCLTTVEHSILIATGVISTLTVQKENMQKALTMDMLSTDLADYLVMKGVPFRETHHISGECVALAEKLNLSGIDKLTLEQYQEIDSRFEKDLFETFNFEKSVEKRNAIGGTAKSAVLKQLASLNEEISSTN; from the coding sequence ATGTCTGGTAGTACTCAAAAATTATGGGGTGGTAGATTCACCGGTGAAACCGATCCATTGATGCATTTATATAACGCTTCCCTACCTTATGATTACAAAATGTATAAAGCTGATTTAGAAGGTACAAAAGTTTATACTTCAGGTCTGCAAAAATTAGGACTATTAACTTCAgaagaattggaaaaaattcattatgGTTTAggtgaaattaaaaaggaATGGGATAATGGTACTTTTAAGCGTCACccaaatgatgaagatatcCATACTGCCAATGAAAGACGTCTTGGCGAAATCATTGGAACTCATATCGCAGGTAAAGTTCACACAGGTAGATCTCGTAACGATCAATGTGTCACAGATTTAAGAATCTATTGTCGTGATATCTTGGtcgaaaaattattaccttTCATGATTGATTTAGTTCAAGTTATAACAAAGAGAgctgaaaatgaaattgatattttaatgcCAGGTTATACTCATTTACAAAGAGCTCAACCAATTAGATGGTCCCATTGGTTAAGTTCTTATGCTACTTATTTCACTGAAGATTATAAAAGGTTGAAACAAGTCTTGGaaagattaaataaatGTCCTTTGGGTGCTGGGGCAATTGCAGGTCATCCATATGGAATTGATAGACAATATTTATCAGATGAATTGGgtttcaattcaattattggTAATTCTTTAGTAGCAGTTTCCGATAGAGATTTCATTGTAGATATCATGTTTTGGTCTACTTTATTCATGAATCATATTTCAAGATTTTCCGAAGATTTAATCATTTATTCTACTGCTGAATTCGgtttcattaaattaagTGATGCTTATTCCACAGGTTCTTCATTGATGCctcaaaagaaaaacgcagattcattagaattattaagaGGCAAATCTGGTAGAGTATTTGGCCAATTAAGTGGGTTTTTAATGAGTTTGAAAGGTATTCCATCTACTTACGATAAAGATATGCAAGAAGATAAAGAACCTTTATTTGATTGCTTAACCACAGTAGAGCATTCGATCTTAATTGCTACGGGTGTCATCTCTACATTAACTGTtcaaaaggaaaatatGCAAAAAGCACTAACCATGGACATGTTATCCACTGATTTAGCTGATTATTTGGTGATGAAAGGTGTTCCATTCAGAGAAACCCATCACATCTCAGGTGAATGTGTCGCCTTGgctgaaaaattaaatttatctgGTATTGATAAGTTAACTTTGGAACAATATCAAGAAATTGATTCAAGATTTGAAAAGGATTTATTCgaaacttttaattttgaaaagagtGTGGAAAAGAGAAATGCCATTGGTGGTACTGCCAAGTCAGCTGTTCTCAAACAATTAGCTTCTTTAAACGAAGAAATCTCTTCTACTAATTAA
- the YSC84 gene encoding Ysc84p (similar to Saccharomyces cerevisiae LSB3 (YFR024C-A) and YSC84 (YHR016C); ancestral locus Anc_1.356), which produces MGLNNPVPRGLKAESKKAANILRSFVKPNQVFGQDQVIPPDVLKRAKGLAVITVLKAGFLFSGRAGSGVIVARLRDGTWSAPSGISMAGAGAGGLVGVELTDFVFILNTTDAVKSFSEFGTITLGGNVSVSAGPLGRNAEAAASASTGGLSSVFAYSKSKGLFAGISVEGSVIVERRDANAKFYGRNVNAKQILGGKVRPPPAVDPLFRILESRAFNYKNSYDDYYGEDHDNESFYADIPDSFVSSDASSARPNTRSSRWRGDGDDSRSYREDYDDDDYDDDYDDNGYDDRRGGGANRGGRGGGRGGQYLDDGYDDRRSTRRGDDYDDDRAYGHGNRDDYGRGDYGSSNSRNASGDYGRGDYGSSNRDRDYGKGDYGANDSQRGGSRDYYQNQRNSSYGDDNYRSGNSPRNGNGSRDINRYSSGGSYDRQAPASPPGPSRMTGIPTRDDAVPGSPKAVALYSFTGEERGDLSFRKGDVITIIKKSESQNDWWTGRVSGREGIFPANYVELV; this is translated from the exons atggGTCTAAATAATCCTGTTCCAAGAGGTTTAAAAGCTGAATCAAA GAAAGCTGCAAACATTTTAAGAAGTTTTGTTAAACCAAACCAAGTGTTTGGTCAAGATCAAGTCATTCCACCAGATGTTTTAAAGAGAGCTAAAGGTTTAGCTGTTATTACTGTTTTAAAAGCCGGTTTTCTTTTCTCTGGTAGAGCTGGTTCAGGTGTTATTGTTGCAAGATTACGTGATGGTACATGGTCTGCTCCATCTGGTATCTCTATGGCTGGTGCTGGTGCTGGTGGTTTAGTCGGTGTTGAATTGACAGATTTCGTCTTTATCTTAAACACAACAGATGCAgttaaatcattttcagAATTCGGTACCATTACTTTAGGTGGTAATGTTTCTGTTTCTGCTGGTCCATTAGGTAGAAACGCTGAAGCTGCTGCTTCGGCTTCAACAGGTGGTCTTTCATCTGTCTTTGCATACTCTAAGAGTAAAGGTTTATTTGCAGGTATTTCTGTAGAAGGTTCTGTTATTGTTGAAAGAAGAGACGCCAATGCTAAATTTTATGGTAGAAATGTAAATGCTAAACAAATTTTAGGTGGTAAAGTTAGACCACCTCCAGCTGTGGATCCATTGTTCCGTATTTTGGAATCTAGAGCTTTCAACTATAAGAATTCTTATGATGACTATTATGGAGAAGATCATGACAATGAAAGTTTCTATGCAGATATTCCAGACTCTTTCGTCTCAAGTGATGCTTCTTCAGCCAGGCCAAACACTAGATCAAGTAGATGGAGAGGCGATGGTGACGATTCTAGAAGCTACCGTGAGGATTACGACGATGATGACTATGATGATGACTACGATGATAATGGTTATGATGATAGGCGTGGTGGTGGAGCCAATAGAGGTGGTAGAGGTGGTGGCAGAGGAGGTCAATACTTAGATGATGGTTACGATGACCGTCGTTCCACTAGAAGAGGTGATgattatgatgatgatagGGCGTATGGTCATGGTAATAGAGACGATTATGGTAGGGGCGACTATGGCAGTAGTAACAGTAGAAATGCTAGTGGTGATTACGGTAGGGGTGATTACGGTAGTAGCAATAGAGATAGGGATTATGGTAAAGGCGATTATGGTGCTAATGATAGCCAGCGTGGTGGTTCTAGAGACTATTATCAAAACCAAAGAAACAGTTCATATGGAGATGACAATTACAGAAGCGGGAATAGTCCCCGTAACGGCAATGGTAGCCGTGATATAAATAGATATTCTTCAGGTGGTTCCTACGATAGACAGGCGCCAGCTTCTCCACCTGGTCCTTCACGTATGACAGGTATCCCTACAAGAGACGATGCAGTACCAGGATCTCCAAAAGCTGTCGcattatattcatttacTGGTGAAGAAAGAGGCGATTTATCATTCAGAAAGGGTGAtgttattactattattaaaaagtCAGAATCTCAAAATGATTGGTGGACTGGGAGAGTCAGTGGGAGAGAGGGTATCTTCCCAGCTAATTATGTTGAGCTGGTTTAA